The DNA sequence TGTGCTTTGCTCTGCTGACATACCATCTCTATTTTATAACTTTACTATTATTCAGATAACCTACCCGCAGGTATTTAACGGCTTAAAAATTTAACAATATACACTGATCTTATTTTGCTTCAATTGACCATTATAACAAACCCAGTACTTTTTTAACGGGTTTAAAACTTTTACGATATTCAGGGGTAACACCGTGTTTTTCAATTGCTGCAAAATGCGCTTTGGTAGGATAGCCTTTATGCTTAGCAAATCCATAGTGTGGATATTGTTTATCTAGTTCACACATTTCCCGATCTCGGGTGACCTTCGCAATAATAGATGCGGCACTTATTTCGGCAACACGCGCATCGCCCTTCACAACACTTTCACAGGGCATGCTCAATTGAGGACAACGGTTGCCGTCAATAAAGACAAATTCCGGGGAAATGCTTAGATTATCAACCGCACGCTGCATCGCAAGCATAGTCGCATGCAAAATATTAAGCGCATCTATTTCCACAGGAGAGGCGCGGCCCACGGCAACAAACAAGGCTTTTTCCTGGATCTCATCAAACAACAGTGCCAGTTTCTTTTCACTAAGTTTTTTAGAATCGGCTAAACCCGATATAGGATTATTGGCATCCAGAATAACACAGGCGGTCACCACATCGCCGACTAAGGGACCTCGACCCACCTCATCAACACCGGCAATCAAAGTAAAATCGGGATACACAACAGCTGGAAAGTCAATTTTCAATTTACTCATATTATGCTCTATTACTATTTATTATTTTTTATTATTTAACACATCAACCACAGCCTGGGCTGCTTGCCGATCAGCATCGCAACGAATCAACTTGTGCAGGCGGATAAAAGTATTGATCATCTGGTGGTTGTCTTGGCCCAATAAGGGCTGTAATGCTGCGACGATATTTTCCACAGTACAATTATATTGACTGAGCTCTTTTACAATTTCTTTATCGGCGATTAAGTTCGGCAATGACGTATATTTAACCTTTACTAAGGCTTTGGCAATAACATAAGTAAGAAGGTTCACTTTATAGGCAACCACCATCGGCACTTTAGCGAGCATTGCCTCTAATGCTGCCGTGCCCGAAGCAAGCAGTACAGCATCAGCTGACTGTAGAACAGCGCTTGCCTGACCGTCAAAAATTTGTAGGGGTAAATCAGGTGCATATTGCTGTTGTTGTTCTAAAAGTTGTTTTTTACGTGCCCCATTGACCATAGGGACAATAAATTTGTAGTCCGGGTATTGTCTGCTGATTAACGCTGCCGACTGTAAAAATATGGGACCTAAAATTTCAACTTCGGCTTTTCGGCTACCGGGTAAAATAGCCAGTAATTTAGCATCGGCCTGAAGACCTAAGCTTTGCCTAGCTTGTTGCTTTTCAGGTTCAAGCGGTAATTGATCCGCAAGCGTATGGCCAATAAACCGGCAAGGCACATCAAATCTATCATAAAACGCTTTTTCGAAGGGCAAAAAAGCTAAGACCAGATCCGTGGCTTTTGCAATTTTATGAATACGCCACTGCTTCCAAGCCCAGACAGAAGGGCTTACATAATGGATTGTTTTGATATTATGTTGTTTTAATTTAAGCTCGACGGTCAGGTTAAAATCTGGTGCATCAATACCAATAAAAATATCCGGTGGGTTAGCGATAAAATGGTTAATAATAGACTTACGAATACGTAAAATACTGCCTAATTTGCCCAGCACTTCAACAAATCCCATCACCGACAAGGCCTCCAGCGGGTGCAAAGCCGTACAGCCCTGCGCAATCATTTTTGGCCCGGCGATCCCTTCGAAAACAGCATCGGGATAATGTATTTTTAATGCTTTAATTAAACCTTCACCTAGGATGTCACCTGAAGCTTCACCGGCAATTAAACCTATTCTTAATGGTTTATTCATATTTTAATTCGCTCTTAAAAAAAAAGGCTCTAATGAGCCTATTTTAAATATAAAACTAAAGCACAAAATGCTTAACGAACAATGCCGCGACTTTCTTCACAGATAAAATCGTATAAAACCTGTAATTCCGGACAACCTTCTAGTTTTTCTGCAATTTTAATTTTTGCCTGCTCAAGGGAATTACCTTCGCGGCAAAGTATTTTATAGGCACGTTTTATTTCCATAATCGCTTTGCTGTTAAAACCACTGCGTTTTAAACCGACCGAGTTAACACCTTGCGCTTCCACATAATTTCCCGTTGCCATAAAGTACGGAGGAATGTCTTTGTTGACGGCAGAGCAGCCGCCAATCATGGCAAACTCACCCACACGGGTAAATTGATGCAGTGCAGAAAGGCCGCCTATAATTACATTATTAGCAAGCTTAGTATGGCCGGCTAAAGTGGCATTATTTGATAAAATAATGTTATTACCTAGCACACAATCATGCGCCACATGCACATAAGCCATCAATAAATTATTATTACCAATGCGCGTCGTCCCCTGATCCTGAGCCGTTCCGCGGTGGACAGTGCAACTTTCACGAAAAACATTATTGTCGCCAATCTCCAGGAAAGTTTCTTCACCGTTATATTTCAGATCCTGGCAATCTTCTCCGATTGAAGCAAACTGGTAAATTTTATTACCTTTACCCATTTTAGTCGGACCTTTGATCACAACATGCGGTGCAATCCAGCAATTATCACCAATTTCAACGCGATCGCCAATAATTGTATAAGGTCCAATTTCTACATCCTTTCCAATGATGGCATTTTCATGCACAATCGCCGTTGGATGAATCATTGCTATTTTTTTAGTCATTAAATCTCTCTTCTTGCACACATGATCATCGCTTCACAGGCGACTTGTCCATCCACTTTTGCAACACACTCAAATTTACCCATGCCACGGCGATCCTTAAGATAGATGACTTCAAGATCTAACACATCACCTGGTATAACGGGTCTTCTAAAGCGTACTTTATCCATTGATGCCAGAAAATACAGTTCATTGACAGCAGGTTTTCCGTAGGTTGCAAAGGCAAGCACACCCGTTGCTTGCGCTAATGATTCAAGGATCATTACACCGGGATAAATGGGTGTATCAGGAAAGTGCCCTGTAAATTGGGGTTCATTAAAAGAGATGTTTTTAATACCATGCAGTCTTTTTCCGGGTACATAATCAAGCACGCGATCGACCAGTAAAAAGGGGTAACGATGCGGTAAAAGATCCATGATCTCTTTGATGTCTAGTGAATTTAATTCGTTGGTCACGATTTTTTATTCCTTAAGTATTATCTTTTAGTTGTTTTTCAAGTGCTTTCACACGCTTAAATAGATCATCAATTTTTAATGTATGAGCTGTTGTTTTACGCCATGCTTTATTTTTTTGTGCCGGCACACCGGATGAATAAATACCCGGCTCTGTAATGCTGCGCATTACCATGCTGTCACCCGTAACAACAACATTATCTACAATGGTTATATGGCCATTGATTGCAACACATCCGCCTACAATACAGTTTGAGCCTATCTTAGTACTGCCCGCAACATTTGACCCCCCTGCTATAGCAGTATGTGCACCAATGGAAACGTTATGGGCAATTTGACATTGATTGTCAATTTTGACCCCATTGGCAATAAGTGTATCCGATAGCCCACCACGATCAATTGTTGTTGAAGCACCAATTTCAACATCATCACCAATAATCACTTTTCCTATTTGCGGAATTTTAATCCAGGTACCCTGATATGGCGCATTGCCAAAACCATCCGACCCGATAACCGCATTAGCATGAATAATGCAACGCTTACCCAACTCCGTTTGATGGTAAAGAGTGGCATTAGGGTAGATTCTGGTGTTTTCTCCCAAGGTGCTGTACTGCCCAATAACAACATTGTCCATAATTTGACAGTTATCACCAATCACCACACCCTCTTCAATCACAACATTATGAGCAATAGTCACGTTCTGACCTATGATTGCATTTTTATGAATCTGTGCCGAGGCGGCAATAGCAGGTTGCGGATTTGGCGTGGTATCAAAAATCCTGGCTAATAATGCATAACCCACATAGGGGGTCTCCATAAACAGCGCATTACCTTGGTAGCCCTGTTTAAAAGAGTTCGGTAATACAATTGCACTCGCGTTACATTCATCTAATCTGGTTAATAAGTTTTTGTCAGAGACGAAAGTAATGTCGCCCTGCGCGGCTTTTTCAAAGGTTGCAAGTCGATATATATTGAGCTCAGCATCTCCTACCAATTGCGCGTTAAGTTGTTGTGCTAATTGCCCTAAATTGTATACCATACTTAATAACCTACTTTTTGCTGATTTCTTTAATAACACGCTCGGATATATCAAGTGCTGGTTTAGAAAAAACAATTTGCTCGCCATTAAGAATAATATCGTAATCATCTTGTGCGGCGATATCATTAATAACCTCACGCAGTACCATTAAGGCCTCTTGTTGCTCTTCGCCTTGACGACGACGATTATCCTCTTCAAATGCCTTACGTTTTAATTTGTACTCAGAGACTTTAACCTCAATCTCACGTTTCATCGCGGTCACTTTGTCTTTACCTAATAATTCAGCATCACGCTGAACTGCTTTTTCTAATTTCTTAATTTCGCTTTCTAATAGCTGCAGAGCTTGATAACGGCCCTTGAACTCATCTTCTAATTTTTTAATAATCTTGTTCCGTTGCGGAGATTCTTGCATAATTTTTGACGGGTATACCACGGCAATTTTTTGTGCTGCCTGTACCGCTGTCGTATAGGGAACGAAAATCAATGTTGCGGCTAATGTCACTGCTTTAAAAAACGTCTTCATATTTTAACTCCTTGATAATTAAATTTTTGAGAAACTCATGTCACTTGTTGCAAGTAATCTGAGTCATAATACTACAATAAGTACTTAGAAAGTTTCACCGATATTAAATGAGAAAATTTCAGTTTGATCGCCCTCATACTCGATTAAAGGCCATGCCAGTGTGAAGATTAACGGTC is a window from the Psychromonas ingrahamii 37 genome containing:
- a CDS encoding OmpH family outer membrane protein — translated: MKTFFKAVTLAATLIFVPYTTAVQAAQKIAVVYPSKIMQESPQRNKIIKKLEDEFKGRYQALQLLESEIKKLEKAVQRDAELLGKDKVTAMKREIEVKVSEYKLKRKAFEEDNRRRQGEEQQEALMVLREVINDIAAQDDYDIILNGEQIVFSKPALDISERVIKEISKK
- the lpxA gene encoding acyl-ACP--UDP-N-acetylglucosamine O-acyltransferase, with the protein product MTKKIAMIHPTAIVHENAIIGKDVEIGPYTIIGDRVEIGDNCWIAPHVVIKGPTKMGKGNKIYQFASIGEDCQDLKYNGEETFLEIGDNNVFRESCTVHRGTAQDQGTTRIGNNNLLMAYVHVAHDCVLGNNIILSNNATLAGHTKLANNVIIGGLSALHQFTRVGEFAMIGGCSAVNKDIPPYFMATGNYVEAQGVNSVGLKRSGFNSKAIMEIKRAYKILCREGNSLEQAKIKIAEKLEGCPELQVLYDFICEESRGIVR
- the rnhB gene encoding ribonuclease HII, producing the protein MSKLKIDFPAVVYPDFTLIAGVDEVGRGPLVGDVVTACVILDANNPISGLADSKKLSEKKLALLFDEIQEKALFVAVGRASPVEIDALNILHATMLAMQRAVDNLSISPEFVFIDGNRCPQLSMPCESVVKGDARVAEISAASIIAKVTRDREMCELDKQYPHYGFAKHKGYPTKAHFAAIEKHGVTPEYRKSFKPVKKVLGLL
- the lpxD gene encoding UDP-3-O-(3-hydroxymyristoyl)glucosamine N-acyltransferase, with the translated sequence MVYNLGQLAQQLNAQLVGDAELNIYRLATFEKAAQGDITFVSDKNLLTRLDECNASAIVLPNSFKQGYQGNALFMETPYVGYALLARIFDTTPNPQPAIAASAQIHKNAIIGQNVTIAHNVVIEEGVVIGDNCQIMDNVVIGQYSTLGENTRIYPNATLYHQTELGKRCIIHANAVIGSDGFGNAPYQGTWIKIPQIGKVIIGDDVEIGASTTIDRGGLSDTLIANGVKIDNQCQIAHNVSIGAHTAIAGGSNVAGSTKIGSNCIVGGCVAINGHITIVDNVVVTGDSMVMRSITEPGIYSSGVPAQKNKAWRKTTAHTLKIDDLFKRVKALEKQLKDNT
- the lpxB gene encoding lipid-A-disaccharide synthase, whose amino-acid sequence is MNKPLRIGLIAGEASGDILGEGLIKALKIHYPDAVFEGIAGPKMIAQGCTALHPLEALSVMGFVEVLGKLGSILRIRKSIINHFIANPPDIFIGIDAPDFNLTVELKLKQHNIKTIHYVSPSVWAWKQWRIHKIAKATDLVLAFLPFEKAFYDRFDVPCRFIGHTLADQLPLEPEKQQARQSLGLQADAKLLAILPGSRKAEVEILGPIFLQSAALISRQYPDYKFIVPMVNGARKKQLLEQQQQYAPDLPLQIFDGQASAVLQSADAVLLASGTAALEAMLAKVPMVVAYKVNLLTYVIAKALVKVKYTSLPNLIADKEIVKELSQYNCTVENIVAALQPLLGQDNHQMINTFIRLHKLIRCDADRQAAQAVVDVLNNKK
- the fabZ gene encoding 3-hydroxyacyl-ACP dehydratase FabZ; the protein is MTNELNSLDIKEIMDLLPHRYPFLLVDRVLDYVPGKRLHGIKNISFNEPQFTGHFPDTPIYPGVMILESLAQATGVLAFATYGKPAVNELYFLASMDKVRFRRPVIPGDVLDLEVIYLKDRRGMGKFECVAKVDGQVACEAMIMCARREI